The following proteins are encoded in a genomic region of Planococcus lenghuensis:
- the rnc gene encoding ribonuclease III, whose amino-acid sequence MSMKRKKEHQPGVLPEEARTSFERLQQELGITFKQPTLLYQAFTHSSYVNEHRKRYYTDNERLEFLGDAVLELSVSHYLFKHYPKMSEGELTKLRAAVVCEPSLVLFANELDFGRYVLLGKGEELTGGRERPALLADAFESFVGALYLDQGLEPVVQFLERVLFPKVEIGAFSHVMDYKSQLQELIQQKNRGPLVYEIVEEKGPAHNRTFVTEVALDSQVLGTGEGRSKKEAEQQAAMVAIRKLQGNTEG is encoded by the coding sequence ATGTCGATGAAACGAAAAAAAGAACATCAGCCGGGAGTGCTCCCGGAAGAAGCCCGCACGTCATTTGAGCGACTGCAGCAGGAGCTCGGCATCACATTTAAGCAGCCGACGCTGCTTTATCAAGCTTTTACCCATTCATCTTATGTGAATGAGCATCGGAAACGGTATTACACTGACAATGAACGTCTTGAATTTCTCGGGGATGCTGTTCTGGAGTTATCCGTATCCCATTACCTGTTCAAACATTATCCGAAAATGAGCGAAGGGGAGCTGACCAAGCTGCGCGCTGCAGTCGTATGCGAACCTTCTCTTGTGCTGTTTGCCAATGAGTTGGATTTCGGACGGTATGTTCTTCTTGGCAAAGGAGAAGAACTGACAGGGGGGCGCGAACGTCCGGCACTTCTTGCCGATGCGTTTGAATCGTTCGTGGGTGCCTTATACCTGGATCAGGGGCTGGAACCGGTCGTGCAGTTTTTGGAGCGTGTTCTGTTTCCGAAAGTTGAAATCGGTGCTTTTTCGCATGTGATGGACTATAAGAGCCAACTGCAGGAATTGATCCAGCAGAAAAACCGCGGGCCGCTTGTCTATGAAATTGTGGAAGAAAAAGGGCCGGCCCATAACCGGACGTTTGTAACAGAGGTAGCACTGGACAGCCAGGTGCTCGGCACGGGTGAAGGGCGTTCAAAAAAAGAAGCAGAACAGCAGGCAGCGATGGTCGCTATCCGTAAACTGCAGGGAAATACGGAGGGCTGA
- a CDS encoding acyl carrier protein has protein sequence MAEVMERVTKVIVDRLGVDESEVKPEASFRDDLGADSLDVVELVMEFEDEFDMEISDEDAENIKTVGDAVNYIESKQ, from the coding sequence ATGGCAGAAGTAATGGAACGGGTGACGAAAGTCATCGTAGACCGTCTGGGCGTAGATGAAAGTGAAGTGAAGCCGGAAGCTTCTTTCCGTGATGATCTTGGTGCGGATTCTCTTGATGTGGTTGAACTTGTAATGGAGTTTGAAGACGAATTCGATATGGAGATTTCCGATGAAGACGCGGAAAACATCAAAACCGTCGGGGACGCAGTCAATTACATTGAAAGCAAACAATAA
- the fabG gene encoding 3-oxoacyl-[acyl-carrier-protein] reductase yields the protein MKLEGKTAIVTGGSRGIGAAIARLLASEGAKVVVNYSGSREKAEAVAEDIRIGGGEAFVFQADVADSEAVKAMTDETLQRFGSIDILVNNAGITRDNLLMRMKENEWDDVINTNLKGVFVTTKAVTRQMMKQRSGRIVNIASIVGISGNPGQANYVAAKAGVIGLTKTAAKELASRGITVNAVAPGFITTDMTKKLDETVQKTMLNQIPLSRFGDPKDVAKSVLFLASDDASYMTGQTLHVDGGMVM from the coding sequence ATGAAACTTGAAGGGAAAACCGCAATTGTGACCGGGGGCTCAAGAGGAATCGGCGCGGCCATTGCCAGGCTGCTTGCTTCCGAAGGTGCAAAAGTGGTTGTGAATTACAGCGGCAGCCGGGAAAAAGCAGAAGCGGTTGCAGAAGATATCCGGATCGGCGGCGGAGAAGCATTCGTTTTCCAGGCGGATGTCGCCGATTCAGAAGCAGTGAAAGCTATGACCGACGAAACGCTTCAACGATTCGGGTCGATCGATATCCTCGTCAATAATGCAGGTATCACCCGGGATAATCTGCTGATGCGCATGAAGGAAAATGAGTGGGATGACGTAATCAACACCAATTTAAAAGGCGTATTCGTCACGACGAAAGCGGTGACACGTCAGATGATGAAGCAGCGGAGCGGACGAATTGTGAACATCGCTTCCATTGTCGGTATTTCCGGCAATCCGGGGCAGGCAAATTATGTCGCTGCCAAAGCCGGTGTCATCGGACTCACGAAGACTGCTGCCAAAGAGCTGGCTTCCCGCGGCATTACGGTCAACGCTGTAGCGCCGGGCTTCATTACAACGGATATGACTAAGAAGCTGGATGAAACGGTGCAGAAGACAATGCTGAATCAAATTCCGTTAAGCCGTTTTGGTGATCCGAAGGATGTAGCGAAATCGGTACTGTTTTTAGCATCGGATGATGCATCTTATATGACGGGTCAGACACTTCATGTGGATGGCGGCATGGTGATGTGA
- the fabD gene encoding ACP S-malonyltransferase, with amino-acid sequence MTKIAFIFPGQGSQSIGMGASFSEDERSRSFFDQADEALGFSLSQLIQEGPQEELTLTYNAQPALLTVSALIAERLERAGIKPDYTAGHSLGEYSALVASGVLTFKEAVDAVYQRGLLMNEAVPAGKGAMAAVLGLGAKELARVTDEVTADGQSVQLANINCPGQIVISGTKEGVERASALAKEQGAKRAIPLDVSGPFHSELMEPASEGLRKTLDAIDLAKAEPPVISNVTAQPVTEPAEIRDLLVRQLYSPVQWEQSVREMISQGVTVFIEAGPGKVLSGLVKKIDRSVKVIPVFDEETLEKAVEELTQ; translated from the coding sequence ATGACGAAAATCGCTTTTATTTTTCCGGGACAAGGGTCCCAGTCAATCGGAATGGGTGCGTCTTTTTCAGAAGATGAACGAAGCCGGTCCTTTTTCGATCAGGCGGACGAGGCGCTCGGTTTTTCTTTGTCGCAGCTGATTCAGGAAGGGCCGCAGGAAGAGCTGACGCTTACATATAATGCCCAGCCGGCATTACTGACGGTCAGTGCACTGATTGCAGAGCGGCTGGAGCGGGCAGGCATTAAACCGGATTATACTGCCGGTCACAGTTTAGGTGAATATAGTGCGCTCGTGGCTTCCGGTGTGCTGACGTTCAAAGAAGCGGTGGATGCTGTGTACCAGCGGGGACTGCTGATGAATGAAGCGGTGCCTGCAGGAAAAGGTGCGATGGCAGCTGTGCTCGGTCTCGGTGCCAAGGAGCTGGCCCGCGTTACGGATGAAGTGACAGCGGATGGCCAGTCAGTACAGCTGGCGAATATTAATTGTCCGGGTCAGATTGTGATCTCCGGTACAAAAGAAGGTGTGGAACGTGCTTCTGCACTGGCAAAAGAGCAGGGAGCGAAGCGGGCGATTCCGCTGGATGTCAGCGGGCCTTTCCATTCCGAGCTGATGGAACCGGCCTCTGAAGGCTTGAGAAAGACACTGGATGCAATCGATCTGGCCAAAGCTGAACCGCCGGTGATTTCCAATGTGACAGCCCAGCCGGTCACTGAGCCGGCTGAAATCCGGGATTTGCTTGTCCGGCAGCTTTATTCACCGGTACAGTGGGAACAGTCGGTCCGGGAAATGATATCCCAGGGCGTTACAGTATTTATTGAAGCAGGGCCCGGAAAAGTGCTGAGCGGCCTCGTGAAAAAAATCGACCGGTCTGTTAAAGTGATTCCGGTATTCGATGAAGAAACGCTTGAAAAGGCAGTAGAGGAGCTGACACAATGA
- the plsX gene encoding phosphate acyltransferase PlsX: MKIAVDGMGGDNAPQEIIAGALLALDEYPDLEIRLYGRQEAMKPYLKEHDRLTIIDCTEVIEPEDDPVRSVKRKKDASMVRMAQAVKDGEADGCVSAGNTGALMAAGLFVVGRIAGVDRPALAPTLPTVDGKGFVMLDLGANAEARPEHLVQYAVMASIYAEKVRGISNPTVGLLNIGTEEKKGNELTKATYPLLREAPVNFIGNVESRELLNGVADVVVTDGFTGNIVLKTIEGTAMSLFSMIKDVFTSSAKTKISALLVKNELSGLKSMLDYSEYGGAALFGLKAPVIKAHGSSNANALFNAIRQTRTMIESDVAGTIHRTLKGDAEK; encoded by the coding sequence ATGAAAATCGCAGTTGATGGAATGGGCGGCGACAATGCGCCCCAGGAGATTATAGCAGGCGCTCTACTCGCGCTTGATGAATACCCTGACCTTGAAATCCGGCTGTACGGCCGGCAGGAAGCGATGAAGCCTTATTTGAAGGAACATGACCGGCTGACAATCATCGATTGTACAGAAGTCATTGAGCCGGAAGATGACCCGGTAAGATCAGTGAAACGGAAAAAAGATGCCTCCATGGTGCGCATGGCCCAAGCTGTAAAAGATGGAGAGGCGGACGGTTGTGTGTCCGCCGGTAATACAGGGGCGCTGATGGCGGCCGGACTGTTTGTAGTCGGCCGGATAGCGGGCGTGGACCGGCCGGCGCTTGCGCCGACATTGCCGACAGTCGACGGCAAAGGATTCGTTATGCTCGATCTTGGCGCCAATGCCGAGGCGCGGCCGGAGCATCTCGTGCAGTACGCCGTAATGGCAAGCATTTATGCAGAAAAAGTACGCGGCATTTCCAACCCGACTGTCGGTCTTCTGAATATCGGGACCGAAGAAAAAAAGGGAAACGAACTTACGAAGGCGACTTATCCGTTGCTGCGTGAAGCGCCGGTAAACTTTATCGGCAATGTCGAGTCGCGTGAATTGCTGAACGGTGTTGCGGATGTGGTCGTGACCGACGGATTTACAGGTAATATCGTGCTGAAGACAATCGAAGGCACGGCGATGAGCCTGTTTTCCATGATTAAAGATGTATTCACTTCGTCAGCGAAAACGAAAATTTCGGCCCTCCTTGTCAAAAATGAATTGAGCGGGCTGAAATCCATGCTTGATTACAGTGAATATGGCGGCGCCGCGCTGTTCGGCTTGAAAGCGCCGGTCATCAAAGCGCACGGTTCTTCAAATGCCAATGCGCTGTTTAATGCAATCCGACAGACACGGACAATGATCGAAAGTGATGTGGCAGGGACGATTCACCGGACATTGAAAGGAGACGCAGAAAAATGA
- the fapR gene encoding transcription factor FapR codes for MKKPKKERQQALIHTIQDNPFVTDEALAADFGVSVQTIRLDRMELAIPELRERIKHVAVQTFEDEVKSLPIHEVIGEIIDIDLDDRAISIFDVQNEHVFQRNQIARGHHLFAQANSLAVAVMNDELALTVRSDLRFLRPVKAGQRVVAKAEVTGREPKRNRAFVRVISTVDQVPVFTGEFEMYRMTQEDEGDSNENRS; via the coding sequence ATGAAAAAACCGAAGAAAGAGCGTCAGCAGGCGCTGATACATACGATTCAAGATAATCCCTTTGTCACCGATGAAGCGTTGGCAGCTGATTTTGGTGTGAGTGTTCAAACCATCCGGCTGGACCGGATGGAACTCGCGATTCCGGAGCTTCGGGAGCGGATTAAGCATGTAGCGGTCCAGACATTTGAAGATGAAGTGAAATCTCTTCCGATCCATGAAGTGATCGGAGAAATCATCGACATTGATCTGGATGACCGGGCAATTTCAATTTTTGACGTGCAGAATGAACATGTATTCCAGCGCAATCAGATTGCGCGGGGCCATCATTTATTTGCGCAGGCCAACTCACTTGCAGTTGCTGTGATGAATGATGAGCTGGCACTGACCGTCCGGTCGGACCTGCGTTTTCTGCGGCCGGTAAAAGCCGGCCAGCGGGTTGTGGCCAAAGCGGAGGTGACCGGGCGGGAGCCGAAACGGAACCGGGCATTTGTCCGGGTGATTTCAACAGTGGATCAGGTTCCTGTATTTACAGGAGAATTTGAAATGTATCGCATGACACAAGAGGATGAAGGTGACAGCAATGAAAATCGCAGTTGA
- the recG gene encoding ATP-dependent DNA helicase RecG, with amino-acid sequence MAQQLPDTAINIPVTVLKGVGKAAAESLAEMQIETIEDLIMTFPYRHEDFQLKDLADTPHNERVTVEGRVEAEPSVLFLGKKKSRTQVRLLVGRHLIKAVFFNQPYVRNKLAIGSVATITGKWDRGRQVITVTSHTLGPRTDGQDFEPVYSLKGAIQQRTFRKLMRQALDMAKEGMEDCLPQRYLDEYQLVSVADALEWVHFPPDGEALKKARRRFVYEELLLFQLKMQVLKKRNREAEGGSRIDYNNDELRRFIASLPFELTGAQKRAVNEICRDLKDPYRMNRLLQGDVGSGKTVVAAIAVFAGFTAGMQSALMAPTEILAEQHASTIEEWFRPFGLNIALLTGSIKGSKRKVLQQQLAAGEIDLLIGTHALIQPEVKFKNLGLVITDEQHRFGVDQRRVLRDKGYNPDTLFMTATPIPRTLAISAFGEMDISVIDEMPAGRKEIQTFWTKKELFGKVIGRMEQELQAGRQAYVICPLIEESDKLDYQNAVELYGQLSEVFRNKYKVGLMHGRLHPDEKEEVMRLFSIGEISVLVSTTVVEVGVNVPNATFMLIYDAERFGLAQLHQLRGRVGRGSEQSYCVLLADPKTEDGKERMSSMTETNDGFVLAEKDLKLRGPGDFFGRKQSGIPEFRMADLVHDYRALEIARKDAENLVNSDEFWTGDETACLRTHLESSGVLTAERLD; translated from the coding sequence TTGGCACAGCAGCTGCCGGATACAGCAATTAACATACCGGTCACTGTACTGAAAGGTGTCGGGAAAGCAGCCGCTGAAAGCCTCGCGGAAATGCAGATTGAAACGATAGAAGATCTGATCATGACATTTCCGTACCGCCACGAGGATTTTCAGCTGAAAGACCTGGCGGATACGCCGCATAACGAGCGGGTTACGGTTGAAGGAAGGGTCGAAGCCGAGCCTTCTGTTCTTTTTTTAGGCAAGAAGAAATCCCGGACACAGGTGCGGCTGCTCGTCGGCAGGCACCTGATTAAGGCTGTCTTTTTTAATCAGCCTTATGTCCGCAATAAATTGGCGATCGGTTCTGTTGCGACAATCACCGGCAAGTGGGATCGCGGCCGCCAAGTGATAACTGTCACAAGCCATACGCTTGGACCACGGACGGACGGCCAGGACTTTGAACCGGTATACAGCCTGAAAGGTGCGATTCAGCAGCGGACGTTCCGCAAGCTGATGCGTCAAGCACTCGATATGGCAAAAGAAGGGATGGAAGACTGCCTCCCGCAGCGCTATTTGGATGAGTATCAGCTGGTGTCAGTGGCTGATGCTCTTGAATGGGTGCATTTTCCGCCGGATGGAGAAGCGCTCAAAAAAGCGCGCCGCCGTTTCGTCTATGAAGAACTGCTGCTGTTTCAATTGAAAATGCAGGTGCTCAAGAAACGGAACCGGGAAGCGGAAGGCGGTTCCCGCATCGACTATAATAATGATGAACTGCGGCGATTTATTGCAAGTCTGCCATTCGAGCTGACGGGTGCGCAAAAACGGGCGGTCAATGAAATTTGCCGCGACTTGAAAGATCCGTATCGGATGAACCGGCTGTTGCAGGGAGATGTCGGTTCCGGGAAAACGGTCGTGGCAGCGATTGCGGTATTTGCCGGTTTCACGGCGGGTATGCAAAGCGCGCTGATGGCACCGACTGAAATCCTGGCAGAACAGCATGCTTCCACTATTGAGGAGTGGTTCCGGCCATTCGGACTTAATATCGCGCTCCTTACCGGCTCGATCAAGGGCAGCAAGCGGAAAGTGCTGCAGCAGCAGCTGGCAGCCGGCGAAATCGATCTGCTGATCGGCACCCATGCGCTCATACAGCCGGAAGTGAAGTTCAAGAATCTCGGTCTTGTGATTACAGACGAACAGCACCGGTTCGGCGTTGATCAGCGGCGGGTGCTGCGGGATAAGGGATATAATCCGGACACTCTTTTCATGACGGCCACGCCGATTCCGCGGACGCTGGCCATTTCGGCGTTCGGTGAAATGGATATCTCGGTCATTGATGAAATGCCGGCAGGAAGAAAAGAGATCCAGACATTCTGGACAAAAAAAGAATTATTCGGAAAAGTGATTGGACGGATGGAACAGGAGCTTCAGGCCGGCAGGCAGGCCTATGTCATCTGCCCGCTGATTGAAGAATCCGATAAACTGGATTACCAAAATGCCGTAGAATTATACGGTCAGCTGTCTGAAGTGTTCCGGAACAAGTATAAAGTCGGTCTGATGCATGGCCGTCTCCATCCCGATGAAAAAGAAGAAGTGATGAGGTTATTCAGCATAGGCGAAATTTCAGTGCTGGTTTCGACCACTGTAGTGGAAGTCGGGGTTAACGTGCCGAACGCCACTTTCATGCTGATCTACGATGCGGAGCGGTTTGGTCTTGCTCAGCTGCATCAGCTTCGGGGCCGGGTCGGACGCGGAAGCGAACAATCGTACTGTGTGCTGCTGGCGGACCCGAAAACGGAAGACGGAAAAGAGCGGATGAGTTCCATGACGGAAACGAATGATGGATTTGTGCTTGCTGAAAAGGACTTGAAACTCCGGGGGCCGGGTGACTTCTTTGGAAGAAAGCAGAGCGGCATTCCGGAATTCCGCATGGCCGATCTTGTCCATGACTACCGGGCGCTGGAAATCGCCAGGAAAGATGCGGAAAATTTAGTGAACAGCGATGAATTCTGGACGGGCGATGAGACGGCCTGCCTGCGGACGCACCTTGAAAGTTCGGGTGTGCTGACCGCGGAACGTCTCGATTAA
- the sdaAA gene encoding L-serine ammonia-lyase, iron-sulfur-dependent, subunit alpha, which produces MDVLFRNVRELVEIAEQEDKLISEIMLEQEELISGRTREEIMGQMDRNLTVMEEAVEKGLKGVRSFSGLTGGDAVLLQQYIDKGNTLAGDLLLDAVSKAVATNEVNAAMGTICATPTAGSAGVVPGTLFAVKNKLNPTREQMIRYLFTSGAFGYVVANNASISGAAGGCQAEVGSASAMAAAAIVEMAGGTAQQSAEAFSITLKNMLGLVCDPVAGLVEVPCVKRNAMGASNAVVAADMALAGVTSRIPTDEVIDAMFKIGQTMPTALKETAKGGLAATPTGKWLEAKIFGTAAAGYSN; this is translated from the coding sequence ATGGACGTATTATTCCGCAATGTGCGGGAATTAGTGGAAATTGCAGAACAGGAAGATAAATTGATTTCAGAAATCATGCTCGAGCAGGAAGAACTGATCAGCGGACGTACCCGGGAAGAAATCATGGGTCAGATGGACCGCAACTTGACAGTTATGGAAGAGGCGGTTGAAAAAGGGCTGAAGGGAGTCCGTTCGTTCTCCGGTCTGACCGGCGGTGACGCAGTTCTGCTGCAGCAGTATATTGATAAAGGAAATACGCTGGCAGGTGATCTGCTTTTGGACGCTGTCAGCAAAGCGGTCGCGACGAATGAAGTGAATGCTGCCATGGGAACGATCTGCGCAACGCCGACAGCAGGATCAGCAGGGGTCGTGCCCGGCACATTATTCGCAGTAAAAAACAAGTTGAACCCGACGCGTGAACAGATGATCCGTTATTTATTCACATCAGGTGCATTCGGCTATGTCGTAGCAAATAACGCATCAATTTCCGGTGCAGCAGGCGGCTGCCAGGCCGAAGTTGGCTCAGCTTCTGCAATGGCTGCTGCAGCCATCGTTGAAATGGCGGGCGGAACAGCTCAGCAGAGTGCGGAAGCCTTCTCGATTACATTGAAAAACATGCTGGGACTTGTATGTGATCCAGTGGCAGGCCTTGTAGAAGTGCCATGTGTGAAAAGAAATGCAATGGGGGCATCAAATGCAGTGGTGGCAGCCGACATGGCACTTGCCGGTGTAACCAGCCGGATACCGACGGATGAAGTGATTGATGCTATGTTTAAAATCGGCCAGACAATGCCGACAGCATTAAAAGAGACAGCCAAAGGCGGTTTGGCTGCCACACCAACCGGAAAATGGCTGGAGGCGAAGATTTTTGGCACAGCAGCTGCCGGATACAGCAATTAA
- the sdaAB gene encoding L-serine ammonia-lyase, iron-sulfur-dependent subunit beta has product MKYKSVFDIIGPVMIGPSSSHTAGAARIGRVARDLFGRQPKWARIHLYGSFAETYKGHGTDVAIIGGLLDYDTFDERIKTSFEEAERAGLTYKFIPETGNVDHPNTARIEMGDEESEMSLTGISIGGGTIEVTELNGFPLRLSGGHSALLVVHDDRAGCIANVANCLARYDINIGHMEVSRRERGQMALMVIEVDQRIDQDVLGEIALLPNITQVTKIAG; this is encoded by the coding sequence ATGAAGTACAAGTCAGTTTTCGATATAATCGGTCCGGTGATGATCGGTCCGTCTTCATCACATACAGCAGGTGCTGCCCGGATTGGACGGGTGGCGCGGGATTTGTTTGGCCGTCAGCCGAAGTGGGCCCGGATTCATTTATACGGCTCGTTCGCTGAGACGTATAAAGGACATGGCACCGATGTGGCCATCATTGGCGGTCTGCTTGATTATGACACCTTTGATGAACGGATAAAAACGTCTTTTGAAGAAGCTGAAAGAGCCGGATTGACGTATAAATTCATTCCTGAAACAGGAAATGTGGATCATCCGAACACAGCCCGCATTGAAATGGGAGATGAGGAATCGGAAATGTCGCTCACCGGCATTTCAATCGGAGGGGGAACGATTGAAGTGACCGAGCTGAACGGATTTCCGCTCCGCCTGTCCGGGGGGCATTCCGCATTGCTTGTCGTCCATGACGACCGGGCTGGATGTATTGCAAATGTAGCGAATTGCCTGGCGAGGTATGATATTAATATCGGCCATATGGAAGTGTCGCGACGGGAAAGAGGGCAGATGGCGTTAATGGTCATTGAAGTCGATCAGCGGATTGACCAGGATGTGCTGGGTGAAATTGCACTACTGCCCAATATTACGCAAGTGACGAAAATCGCGGGCTGA